The DNA window CACTGCCGCGAAGGTGGCCACGGCTGCCGCGCAGGAAACCGCGAACCTGATGCCTGCCAAGGGAAGGGCGGCCCGGCTCGCGGAGCGGAGCAAGGGGCACGCCGATCCGGGCGCGACTTCGTTCGCGCTCATCGTGACGGCGATCGGCGAAGCACTCGGAAAGGATTCGATCTGATGCGGATCGTGGTTGCCGCGGACAATGCGGGAGTGGACCTCAAGAACCAGGTGCGCGAGCTGCTGCGGGCGGACGAACGGGTCACCGAGGTGACCGATCTCGGTGTCGCCGACGCCGAGGACGACCGCGCGTACCCGGTGCTCGGGCTCGCCGCGGCGGAACAGATCGCGCGGGGCGAAGCCGATCGCGGCGTGCTCGTGTGCGGAACCGGGATCGGCGTCGCGATCTCCGCGAACAAGGTGCCCGGCGTCCGCGCGACCGTCGCGCACGATTCGTATTCGGCGGAACGGTCCGTCAAGTCCAACAACTGCCAGATCATCACCTTCGGCGCTCGCGTGATCGGGCCGGAGCTGGCGAAGAAGATCGTGACCGAATGGCTCGGGTACGCGTTCGACCCGGAGTCCGCGAGCGCGTCCAAGGTCGCGCACATCACCGACTACGAACAGACTCACTTGGCCAGCTAGTTCAGAGAGGAACTGGAGTGCGGGTACTCGCTGCGGGAGACGAATTCGTCGGGACCGAGCTGCTGAAGAAGGAGGTGGCGGCGCAGGTGCCCGGCGCGGAGTTCGCCGAGCTCGCGCTGCGGTGGCCGGTCGAGCCGTTCGGGCCGGTGGCCAATGTGCACGAGGCCAGCGGCACCGAGCAGC is part of the Amycolatopsis sp. CA-230715 genome and encodes:
- a CDS encoding ribose-5-phosphate isomerase; the protein is MRIVVAADNAGVDLKNQVRELLRADERVTEVTDLGVADAEDDRAYPVLGLAAAEQIARGEADRGVLVCGTGIGVAISANKVPGVRATVAHDSYSAERSVKSNNCQIITFGARVIGPELAKKIVTEWLGYAFDPESASASKVAHITDYEQTHLAS